One genomic region from Stutzerimonas decontaminans encodes:
- a CDS encoding phosphate ABC transporter substrate-binding/OmpA family protein, with protein sequence MTSRSVGRFRNRALPLLLLALGCVSNTGLAALPIPADGSPVLRIQGSNTVGAKLAPMLIAGLFEAEGYEEVSIRPTEVENEQRISARTAQGKQVYATIAAHGTGTGFAGLKNGQGDLAAASRPIKTGERTELAGLGDMRSAKAEQVIAIDGLAIVVHPGNALASLTTVQLAALFAGEIRNWRELGGPDLPVRLHARDDRSGTYDTFNELVLARQGKTLWSDAKRYESNDELSRAVTLDPGAIGFTGLASLGKAKALAIADGDSQPMPPSRALVATEDYPLSRRLFLYAHPLKQSPWTEAYIEFIHSRAGQNIVERSGYVAQHVEAIRQTALVDMPVFYQQLASEAQRLTVNFRFEEGSAQLDNKAQRDLERVAEYLRDNGKLTDSAALVGFGDATGDPARAALLSKLRAMTVRRELNKRGVFLKEINGMGSELPVASNDAGSGRVKNRRVEVWVY encoded by the coding sequence ATGACATCACGCTCAGTTGGACGGTTTCGAAATCGGGCGCTGCCCCTGTTGTTGCTCGCATTGGGCTGCGTGTCGAACACTGGTCTTGCGGCCCTGCCGATCCCGGCAGACGGCTCGCCCGTTTTGCGCATCCAGGGCTCCAACACGGTAGGCGCCAAACTTGCGCCCATGCTCATCGCCGGCCTGTTCGAGGCGGAAGGCTATGAGGAGGTGAGCATCCGCCCGACCGAGGTGGAAAACGAGCAGCGGATCAGCGCTCGCACAGCTCAAGGCAAGCAGGTCTACGCCACTATTGCCGCACACGGAACCGGAACCGGCTTCGCTGGGCTGAAGAACGGCCAGGGCGATCTCGCAGCGGCCTCCAGGCCAATCAAGACCGGCGAGCGCACCGAGCTGGCCGGCCTGGGCGACATGCGCAGTGCCAAAGCGGAGCAGGTCATCGCCATCGACGGTCTGGCCATCGTGGTACATCCCGGCAACGCGCTCGCTTCGCTGACGACCGTCCAGCTGGCGGCGCTTTTCGCAGGCGAGATCCGCAACTGGCGCGAGCTTGGCGGGCCGGACCTGCCGGTTCGGCTACACGCTCGCGATGATCGCTCGGGCACCTACGACACATTCAACGAGCTGGTATTGGCTCGCCAGGGCAAGACACTCTGGAGCGATGCGAAACGCTACGAGTCAAACGACGAGCTGTCCCGTGCCGTTACGCTGGACCCCGGCGCCATCGGCTTCACCGGCCTGGCCTCGCTCGGCAAGGCCAAAGCCCTGGCCATCGCCGATGGCGACTCACAACCAATGCCTCCCTCCCGCGCCTTGGTCGCAACTGAGGATTATCCGCTATCGCGCCGGCTGTTCCTCTATGCCCATCCGCTCAAGCAGTCCCCGTGGACCGAGGCCTACATCGAGTTCATCCATAGCAGGGCCGGCCAGAACATCGTCGAGCGATCCGGCTACGTCGCCCAGCACGTCGAGGCGATCCGGCAAACCGCACTCGTCGACATGCCCGTTTTCTATCAGCAGCTGGCGAGCGAAGCCCAGCGCCTGACGGTCAACTTCCGCTTCGAGGAAGGTAGCGCCCAGCTGGACAACAAGGCCCAGCGTGACCTCGAGCGGGTGGCTGAATACCTGCGCGACAATGGCAAGCTCACTGACAGCGCCGCGCTGGTGGGCTTCGGCGACGCGACGGGCGATCCGGCGCGTGCCGCACTCCTCTCCAAGCTGCGCGCGATGACCGTGCGCCGCGAACTAAACAAACGCGGCGTGTTTCTCAAGGAAATCAACGGAATGGGCTCTGAACTTCCAGTCGCCTCTAACGATGCGGGCAGCGGCCGGGTGAAGAATCGTCGGGTCGAAGTCTGGGTGTACTAG
- the xthA gene encoding exodeoxyribonuclease III, with protein MKIISFNINGLRARPHQLSAIIEKHQPDVIGLQETKVSDEQFPQAEIEALGYQVHFHGQKGHYGVALLSRQAPLEIHKGFPTDGEESQKRFIWGRFADANGQPVTVMNGYFPQGESRAHPVKFPAKTKFYADLQALLEQQFRPDESLALMGDFNISPQDCDIGIGEVNAKRWLRTGKCSFLPEEREWLERLKAWGLQDSFRTLNPDVVDRFSWFDYRSRGFEDDPRRGLRIDYILTTAALHQRVTDCGVDYEIRAMEKPSDHCPVWIELR; from the coding sequence ATGAAAATCATCTCTTTCAATATCAATGGATTGCGCGCACGACCTCATCAGCTCTCTGCGATCATCGAAAAACATCAACCTGACGTGATCGGCCTGCAGGAAACCAAGGTGTCGGACGAGCAGTTCCCGCAGGCGGAGATCGAAGCACTCGGCTATCAAGTCCACTTTCATGGGCAGAAGGGACATTACGGCGTCGCCCTGCTCTCCCGCCAGGCACCGTTGGAGATTCACAAAGGCTTCCCCACCGATGGTGAAGAGTCGCAGAAGCGCTTCATCTGGGGTCGCTTCGCCGATGCCAATGGCCAGCCGGTAACCGTGATGAACGGCTATTTTCCCCAAGGGGAAAGCCGCGCTCACCCTGTGAAATTTCCTGCCAAGACCAAGTTCTATGCCGACCTGCAGGCATTGCTCGAGCAGCAGTTCCGCCCCGATGAATCCCTGGCGCTGATGGGCGACTTCAACATATCACCGCAAGATTGCGACATCGGCATCGGTGAAGTGAACGCCAAGCGCTGGCTACGTACCGGTAAGTGCAGCTTTCTACCTGAAGAACGCGAATGGCTCGAGCGTCTGAAAGCCTGGGGGCTGCAGGACAGCTTCCGCACGCTCAACCCTGACGTGGTCGACCGCTTCAGCTGGTTCGACTACCGCAGCCGCGGCTTCGAGGATGACCCGCGCCGAGGGCTGCGTATCGACTACATCCTGACCACCGCGGCGCTACACCAGCGCGTCACCGATTGCGGCGTCGATTACGAGATTCGGGCTATGGAGAAGCCCTCCGACCACTGCCCGGTCTGGATTGAACTCCGCTGA
- a CDS encoding GNAT family N-acetyltransferase: MPMFAEVRTLDSGYDRETRSLLYHAYRHEPTFAYLFEADRPGYQQRVRATVRELVNQHFLQQQPALGLLLDDRLIAVALIAPPQRRLDITESWAWRARMLLTAGFRCTRRYLDYHAAVLACLPAGAVHLLPLLGVHPQFQGQHYGEQLLQAVHEWCAEDETSRGLVIDTGNPRYLNFYQRQGYEEIGQIAVGPVVEHIFFHPAPRRMEAAR, translated from the coding sequence ATGCCGATGTTTGCCGAGGTTCGCACGCTCGATAGTGGTTATGACCGCGAAACCCGCTCGTTGCTGTATCACGCCTACCGCCATGAACCGACCTTCGCCTACCTGTTCGAAGCCGACCGTCCGGGCTACCAGCAACGGGTCCGTGCCACGGTGCGGGAGCTGGTCAATCAGCATTTTTTGCAGCAACAGCCGGCGCTTGGCCTGCTGCTGGATGATCGGCTGATTGCCGTCGCGCTGATAGCGCCGCCCCAGCGTCGGTTGGATATCACCGAAAGCTGGGCCTGGCGGGCGCGGATGTTGTTGACGGCAGGGTTTCGTTGCACGCGCCGCTATCTGGATTACCACGCGGCGGTATTGGCCTGTCTACCTGCCGGAGCAGTGCATCTGTTGCCTTTGCTCGGTGTACATCCGCAGTTCCAGGGGCAGCATTACGGCGAGCAACTGTTGCAAGCCGTGCACGAATGGTGTGCCGAAGATGAAACCTCTCGGGGATTGGTGATCGACACCGGTAACCCGCGCTACCTGAATTTCTATCAACGGCAGGGCTACGAGGAGATCGGCCAGATCGCCGTTGGGCCGGTGGTCGAGCACATCTTTTTCCATCCGGCACCCAGGCGGATGGAAGCGGCGCGTTAG
- a CDS encoding autotransporter assembly complex protein TamA, with translation MQASAAELDVRIEPQNRALRENIENYIGELGDRDANELLRYSRVAQRQAEKALQALGYYRSRIRTDVREGDEPTLVLRVQTGEPVRLRNITVRLDGPAAEFSGFRVAQRTLRQGDVLNHGRYEDVKQQFLNQASRYGYFDGRFTRQRLAVDPRENTADVELVFDSGPRYRLGDVQFEGDAPFDDDLLRRMVPFDADTPYDSELIAELSQALQSSGYFEGVRVDANPTSASEQRIPVAVALTTRKPRTFGLGLGYSTDVGPRIRMNWTRHWVNPQGHSYGAETELSAPRQNVGLWYDIPLDPPLTDKLRFVGGYQYEEIAGTDSLSRLLKVGPEWHSRLPSGWLRVLSLKWQHEEYKLGDDSGLSTLLMPGIAYSYLRSDNRIDPGHGYRLQFEVAAAKSGVLSDADLVHANVLLRGLTTLGQRHRFLGRVQLGGNWTDEYVNVPPSLRYFAGGDQSVRGYDYQSLSPTNSDGDKIGGRYQFAVSAEYQYSIAEKWRVATFVDQGNAFNSLEIPTLKSAVGVGVRWVSPVGPIRVDLAHPLDSEGGVRLHFSMGPEL, from the coding sequence ATGCAAGCCAGCGCCGCTGAACTCGACGTTCGTATCGAGCCGCAGAACCGGGCACTTCGCGAGAACATCGAGAATTACATCGGTGAGCTGGGCGATCGCGATGCCAACGAGTTGCTGCGCTACAGCAGGGTTGCTCAACGCCAGGCGGAGAAGGCTCTGCAAGCGCTGGGCTACTACCGCAGTAGAATCCGAACCGATGTCCGTGAAGGTGATGAGCCGACCCTGGTTTTGCGTGTGCAGACCGGTGAGCCAGTTCGCCTGCGCAACATCACCGTCCGCCTGGACGGGCCGGCAGCAGAGTTCTCCGGCTTTCGCGTCGCCCAGCGCACCCTACGGCAGGGCGATGTGCTCAATCACGGACGCTATGAGGACGTAAAGCAGCAGTTCCTCAACCAGGCCTCGCGCTATGGTTATTTCGATGGCCGCTTCACTCGCCAGCGCCTGGCGGTCGACCCGCGGGAAAACACAGCAGACGTTGAATTGGTATTCGACAGCGGTCCACGCTATCGCCTGGGCGATGTGCAGTTCGAAGGCGATGCACCGTTCGATGACGACCTGCTCAGGCGCATGGTGCCGTTCGATGCCGATACCCCCTACGACTCCGAACTGATCGCCGAGCTTAGCCAGGCATTGCAGTCGAGTGGCTATTTCGAAGGTGTTCGCGTTGATGCCAACCCAACCAGCGCCAGTGAGCAGCGCATTCCCGTAGCGGTGGCACTCACGACGCGCAAACCGCGGACGTTCGGCCTTGGCCTGGGTTACTCGACGGATGTCGGGCCGCGTATACGAATGAACTGGACCCGACATTGGGTCAACCCACAGGGCCACAGCTACGGTGCCGAAACCGAACTATCGGCACCGCGGCAGAACGTCGGCCTCTGGTACGACATTCCCCTTGATCCACCGCTGACCGACAAGCTGCGCTTCGTTGGGGGTTATCAGTACGAGGAGATTGCCGGTACGGACAGCCTGAGCCGCTTGCTTAAAGTCGGTCCGGAGTGGCACAGCCGCTTGCCCAGCGGCTGGTTGCGTGTGTTATCGCTGAAGTGGCAGCACGAGGAATACAAGCTTGGCGATGATTCGGGGCTGAGCACCCTGCTGATGCCTGGCATCGCCTACAGCTATCTGCGCAGCGACAATCGCATCGATCCTGGCCACGGCTACCGTCTGCAGTTCGAAGTGGCGGCAGCCAAGTCCGGCGTGCTGTCCGATGCTGATCTGGTTCACGCCAACGTGCTGCTGCGCGGACTCACTACGCTCGGCCAGCGCCATCGTTTTCTCGGCAGGGTGCAGCTTGGTGGCAACTGGACCGATGAATACGTCAACGTGCCGCCATCGCTGCGCTATTTCGCCGGTGGCGATCAGAGCGTGCGTGGCTACGACTATCAGAGCCTGTCGCCAACCAACTCCGACGGCGACAAGATCGGTGGTCGCTACCAGTTCGCCGTCAGCGCGGAGTACCAGTACTCGATCGCCGAGAAATGGCGCGTCGCGACCTTTGTCGACCAGGGCAATGCCTTCAACTCGCTGGAGATTCCCACGCTTAAAAGCGCCGTTGGTGTTGGCGTGCGCTGGGTTTCACCGGTCGGTCCAATCCGCGTCGACCTCGCTCATCCACTGGATAGCGAAGGCGGTGTCCGCCTGCACTTTTCCATGGGGCCTGAGCTGTGA